From a single Carassius carassius chromosome 8, fCarCar2.1, whole genome shotgun sequence genomic region:
- the LOC132145150 gene encoding ceramide synthase 2-like, with product MLSRLSEWFWNERLWFPEGLGWADLEDRDGLTYAKASDLWVSLPIALAFLIIRQIFERTAAIQLAAALGVKEKVRVQAAHNPTLESYFRITNKNPEQSEIESLGKKTGYSESQIHRWFRRRRNEERPNKLKKFREASWRFTFYLLAFIAGLAALIDKPWLYNMKEMWAGFPMLTLLPSQYWYYMIELGFYMSLLFSVASDIKRKDFKEQIVHHVATILLISFSWCVNYIRAGTLIMLVHDASDYLLESAKMFNYAGWRKACNYIFIVFAVIFIITRLVIFPFWILHCTWVYPVTVYPPFFGYYFFNGLLFVLQCLHIFWAVLILRMAIKFLPGNDIVEDERSDREETDTEDDEEEQEDRKAPVKNGPVQNGHSPLNNNHHRKNE from the exons ATGTTGTCCAGGCTGAGCGAGTGGTTCTGGAACGAGAGGCTGTGGTTTCCAGAAGGACTGGGTTGGGCTGACCTGGAGGATCGAGACGGTCTCACCTACGCCAAGGCATCTGACCTCTGGGTGTCCCTGCCCATCGCCCTCGCCTTCCTCATTATACGACAGATCTTTGAGAG GACAGCAGCCATTCAGCTGGCCGCAGCTTTGGGCGTAAAGGAGAAAGTCAGAGTGCAAGCGGCGCACAACCCCACTTTGGAGTCGTACTTCAGAATCACAAATAAAAATCCCGAACAG AGTGAAATTGAGAGTTTAGGTAAAAAGACCGGGTACTCAGAAAGTCAGATCCACAGATGGTTCAGGCGACGAAGGAATGAAGAGCGACCCAACAAGCTGAAGAAGTTCAGAGAGGCCAG TTGGAGATTTACCTTTTACCTTCTTGCTTTCATTGCTGGCCTTGCTGCACTTATTGAT aAACCTTGGCTCTACAATATGAAGGAGATGTGGGCAGGGTTTCCAATGCTG ACGCTGCTGCCTTCTCAGTACTGGTACTATATGATTGAACTAGGCTTTTACATGTCCCTTCTCTTCAGCGTCGCATCAGACATCAAGCGAAAA GACTTTAAAGAACAAATAGTGCACCATGTTGCCACCATCCTGCTGATAAGTTTCTCCTGGTGTGTGAACTACATCAGAGCAGGAACCCTCATTATGCTGGTGCACGACGCCTCCGACTATCTGCTGGAG TCTGCCAAAATGTTTAACTACGCCGGCTGGAGAAAAGCGTGCAACTACATATTCATCGTATTTGCTGTCATCTTCATCATCACTAGACTTGTAATCTTTCCATTTTG GATTTTGCATTGTACTTGGGTGTATCCGGTGACCGTTTATCCTCCGTTCTTTGGATATTACTTCTTTAATGGGCTGCTGTTTGTGCTGCAGTGTCTGCACATCTTCTGGGCCGTACTCATTCTGCGTATGGCCATCAAATTCTTGCCAGGCAAT GATATTGTGGAGGACGAGAGGAGTGACAGAGAAGAAACAGACACGGAGGACGATGAGGAAGAACAGGAGGACAGGAAAGCGCCAGTGAAAAATGGACCAGTGCAGAACGGCCACTCTCCTCTAAATAACAACCATCACCGCAAGAACGAGTGA